Part of the Syntrophorhabdales bacterium genome, AGAGTGTTGCCGTCATTACGCGAATATCGAAAAGCGATGAGCAGATTCTCGGTCCGCTGCGCGCAGCAGGCATAGATGTCTTTGTGCAGCCTGCCACCGAGACCACACACATGCGGGTGGTCCATCCTACCGGCAACATGGATGAACGGGTCATGTACCAGACCCGCAACGCCGGCTTCTTCCTTCTTGACGAGATGCCGCCCCTTGATCCCTGCCTGGTGCACCTGGGCGCCCTGACCGACCAGGAATTCAGTCTGGAGTTTATGCAGGAATTGAAGCAACGCTCCTTCAGGCTGTCTGTGGATATGCAGAGTTTTGTGCGCCAGGTCGACACAACGACACGGATGATTCGCTTTGCTGATGTACCGGCAAAAAAAGATATCGTCTGTCTGGTCGATTTTGTCAAGCTCGACGTGGTCGAAGGGGAGATACTCACAGGCACGAATGATTTAGCCAGAGCAGCAACCATTCTCGAGAACTGGGGAAGCCGCGAGACCCTCATCACCCGTTCTGACGGAGCTCTTGTGCGCCATCATGGGCAGACCCTCTTTGAAAAGTATGTCAACCGGAGCGCTCACGGGAGAACGGGTCGCGGCGACACCACCATGGGAGCATATCTGGCGTGGAGAATAGATCACGATGTGCACGAATCCCTGAGATTTGCAGTGGCCCTGGCGTCCATAAAGATGGAAACCCCCGGCCCCTTCAGGGGAGCGCTCGACGACGTCCTCGCCCTAATGGAGCGGTCATCGTCATAGTTTGCAATGCCACTCGCCACAAAAGACCTCATCCGATACATACGCAGAACATCCCTCAGGCATTCCTGGCGGCTCTGTTCTTGCCTTTCTTCTGCTTCGCCCTTTTCTCCCTTGCTTCTTCCTTTTCCTGTTCGTACATATCGGTCACCATTGTGGCCGCCTTCTGGCGCCACTTCGGATCATCTTTATTAAGCTCTATCTCCTCGTAGAAGTCGTTCACCGTGTGGTCGATCAGCTTATACGGATTGTCCTCCGAATCTATATCATAGTAGGTGTGGCGAAGCTCATGGCGCAGCAGTCTCACTTTGTCTTTGTCGGCGAGCGCCTCCCATCCTTTTTTGTCGATGGTGATAATGTAATCGTAGCCTTCCGCAGAACCCGCTTCCTCCTTGGTGAGATGCCGGATAAGATGATTGGTCTTCACGATCCGGCCGAGAACGATCTGTCCTCCCGACATGCGCTTCTTCAAGTCAAAGAGCGCCACAATTTTTGCGTTCTTCAGTTCACCAAAGTGGTCGGCAAGAACTTTGTGGAGCAGTTTCGTTACTTCACTCGTTACCTCTTCATACCTCAGTGCCATGCTCTCCCTTCTCCTTTGTCAATGTTATCTGTCTTGTTTTCCGTGGGTGATTGCGTACCGTGAGACTCTGCAAGTAGCCCGACCGAGGTAATTACTTATCACGACCCACCTCGTAAGTCCAGCCTGTGAACACGAATCGGAATAAATCCCTTGACACCCGAAAAAGAATTGGGTTTAGTTTAGGAACATTTGCCGGGAGGTGGCATCGTGACTGATCTTCATCTGCTCATTGAAAGGTATAAGAAGAACATAACCCAGCTTGAGGCCCAAATTGCAGATCTCAGGCGCAAGCTGGATGTTGTAACGGAAGCCTCGCGTTTGCTGGAGGAAGAGGGACTGCTGGCACCCGCTGCTGACACTTCCGACTATGCATCATGCTGCAACCTGTCGGGTCCGGAAGAGCCGTTTATACGGAACAGGGGATAAATTTCAGCATAACCACATCTGCTGGTCATTGACGGCAAGGGGCCGGATCTTTCTGTCGTTCCCGCCGTTCCCGCTATCTCTGCACCTTGTGCTTGATTCTTCTTCATTGTGACCCACCCGCTAGCCGCATTCTCACTTAATCTATCCCTGGGGCTCGCGTCGCCCCCTCCTGCGGCAAAGCCGCCCGAGCCTCCCCTCCACCCTTCAACCGCTGCGCGGCTGCGGCTACCCGGTCGCCGTGCTCGCACGAATAGATTTCCGCAGGTAAGTCCGTGAAATCTATTCGTGCAAAAGCTTGACAATCGGTGCCTGAAAGCAAACAATGGTTATAGAACTGCTTTTCGGAGGAACAACATGAAAAAGAAAGACACACCCGACGAGGATATAACAAAGCGGGGCCTGACGCGCAGGCAGTTTCTCACCACCATGGGTGTGGGCACTGCCGCCGTTGCTGTGTCCGGCTCACGTCCTGGTCACGCCGCGGAAGAAGAGGCTGTCATCAAGGCGGGCGAGATGACCAGGATCACCCTGAATATTAACGGGCGGCGTCACCGACTTATGGTCGAGCCTCGATGGTCCCTGCTCTTCCTCCTTCGCGAACGACTCGGACTGACCGGCACTAAAGTGGGCTGCGAGCGGGGCGAGTGCGGCGCCTGCACTGTGCTGATCAACGACGTACCGCGGTACGCCTGTCTGACCCTCGCGGTAGAAGCCGAGGGCGCAAGAATAACCACCGTCGAAGGTCTCATGAAAGGTGAAGAGTTGGGACCGGTGCAGCAGGCTTTCCTGGAAGAGGATGCCTTCCAGTGCGGCTACTGCACGCCAGGGCAGATCATGACAATCGAAGGACTTCTTCGCACAAAGCCTGACCCTGCCGTCGACGAGATCAGAACGGCTATGGGCGGCAATCTCTGCAGGTGCGGCACGTACACGCACATTCTTAACGCAGCGAAACGCGCCGCCGCCTTGAAGCGCAAGGCAGGAGGTGCGTGATGAGCGAAGAGATGCGCAAATCAGATCCGCCAAGACCCTGGGGCACCACCACGATCATTGGCAAACGCATACCGCGTGTTGATGCTTACGAACGCGTGAGCGGTTCTGCCGTATATCCTTCGGATGTCACTTTCCCGGATATGCTTTACGGAGCGGTCCTCCGCTGCCCGTGGCCTAACGCCCGCGTTGTGAGCGTAGACACAAGCGACGCCGAGAAGGTGGAAGGTGTATACGCAGTGATTTCCGGTCGGACTCCTGAGGCAGATATTCTGTGGCCCTACTCCAAAGAGATATCCATGAAACTCTTTGATCCCGTCTGTCGTTATGAGGGCGAGCCCGTTGCAGCCGTTGCGGCCGCAACTCCCTACCAGGCCTGGGATGCTGCCCTCGCTGTAAAGGCACAATACGAACGACTGCCCTTCCTGGCGGATGAGCGCAAAGCGCTCGACGATGGGGCGCCGCGGGTGCATGAGATCGGCAACCGCGTCACCCCGATCCAGACCTACGAGAGGGGAAATATCGAGAGAGGTTTCGCCGAAGCCGATGTCGTGCTGGAAGAGACGTACAGGACAGAGTGCGAGATCCACACGCCCATGGAGTTGCACGGATGCGTGGCCAAATGGGAACGCGACCGCCTCACTATCTGGGAATCAACGCAGGGTGTGTATGCCGTTCAGTCGAAGGTGGCTGAGGTTCTTGGGCTTCCGCTCTCCAAGGTCCGGGTCATAGGCCATTACATGGGGGGAGCCTTCGGCAGCAAGCTGCAGCCGGGGAAGTACACCATCATAGCCGCGCTGCTGGCAAAGATCACGGCACGGCCGGTCAAACTCTTTCTCACAAGGGAAGAAACATTCCTGGCTGTTGGAAATCGTCCTCCTGCGAATATGCGAATCAGGGCTGGAGTAAAGAGGGACGGCCGGCTCACAGCGCTTCATTTTTCGGACCTCGGGACAGGAGGCGCCTATCCGGCCGGCGGCACAGCATTTGTGGATTGGCTGGCTAAAGACCTTTATGCATGCCCAAACGTTAAGACAGAATTGAGCGACGTGTATATAAACGCGGGTCCTTCGCGCCCCTTCCGTGCTCCCGGCCATCCGCAGGGCGCCTGGGCTCTCGAGCAGATGATGGATGCACTGGCCGAGGCGATCAAGATGGACCCTGTGGAAATGCGACTCAAGAACATCCCTCTGCACAGCCAGGCGCGCCAGGGCAATCCACCCTACACGACCACAGGATTGAGGGAGTGCCTTGTTGAAGGAGCAAAGGCCTTCAAGTGGCAGGAAGCGCGACAAAGAGCAAAAGAAAGCAGGCACCACAGTCACCTGTGCAGAGGTGTTGGGGCGGCCAGCGCCTTATGGGTGGTGGGCTCTGGACGGCCGCCTTCTACTGTGCTTGTGAAGCTCTTTGCCGACGGCAGCGCCAATCTGAACATGGGCGCCAGCGACATCGGCACCGGCACTAAGACGGTTATGGCCATGGTGGTGGCAGAGGAATTGGGTGTGAAACCCGAAGCCATCCAGATCGAGAATGCGGATACAGGCACCACCCAGTACGCGACGCCAAGCGGCGGAAGCAAGACCGTGCCTACGGAAGCGCCGGCTGTAAGAGCAGCTTCTCTGTCGGTCAAGGAGCAGCTGCTTGCCTTGGCCGCGCAGGACCTTAAAACAGAGGCCTCTGCGCTCGCGCTGAGAGACGGCGAAATCATCTCTGCTGCAGATTCGTCAAAAAGGATAAAGATCAGCGATGTGACCGGGCTCAAGGAACAGGGAGTGCTGGTAGGCATCGGTTACCGTGGGCCGAATCCCGCAGATAAAATAACGTGCCCTTTTTCCGCACAGTTCTGCGAAGTGGAGGTAGATACCAAGACTGGAGAGGTGAAGATACTGCGTTTCCTGGGTACCAACGAGAGCGGGAGGGTGATGGACGCATTGACCTACGATAATCAGGTGTTCGGCGGGATCACCATGGGGATCGGCCTCGCAATGACAGAAGCACGCGTCCTCGACGTCGCGCAGACAGGAAAGATGCTCAACCGCAACTGGCATGACTACAAGATCCCGACGGCGCTCGACGTGCCGCCGGAGATGGTCTCGGTGCCTCTGAATCTGCCTGATGCCGAAGCCAACACCACGGGTGCCAAGGGACTGGGTGAACCGGTCACGATCCCCACTGCGGCCGCTGTAGCCAATGCTATTTACAATGCCACCGGCGTGCGTGTCACCACCTCATGCATGACACCCGTGCACTTGTGTGAACTCTTTGCCAGAACCAAACAGACCGGTAAAGAGAAAAAGGAGGGGTAAGAGTATGCTGCCCGCTTTTGACTATGTCCGTCCGAAATCCTTACCAGATGTTTTCAAGTACCTCAGCCGCGGCGCGAGAGTGCAGGCTGGAGGCACCGACCTTTTGGGGTGCCTCCGCGACCGCGTCTTTCAAGTGTCTGCGGTCGTGAGCCTGAGCAACGTAAAGGAACTGCGAGGCATAACAGAGACAGGGAGCGGTCTGCGCATCGGCGCGCTCACAACTATCAGCGAGATTGCTGCGAGCCAGGTCATCCGCAGTCAGTACCCTGCTCTGGCACAGGCAGCCATGGAAGTCGCAAGTCCCCAGTTGAGAAATCAGGGAACGGTAGGCGGCAATCTCTGCCAGAAGCCCCGCTGCTGGTATTACCGCGGCGAGTTTCAGTGCCTGCGCAAGGGCGGGCAAACCTGTTTTGCCGTTGTGGGAGAAAACCAGTATCACTGCATACTCGGCGGCGATGGCTGCTACATCGTGCATCCTTCGGACACTGCGCCGGCGTTGATAGCGCTGGGCGCAACACTACGTGTTGCGGGAGCAGCAGGAACAAGGGAAGTGGCGATCGAAGAGTTTTTCGTGCCTCCCGCAAAGGATCCAACGCGTGAGACAATACTGGAGCCTGGAGAGATCATCACCGACATCCTCCTGGCGCCACCACAAAAAGGTCTGCGCAGTTCTTACCGCAAAGTGAGGGCGCGGCGCTCGTGGGACTTTGCCCTGGCGAGTCTCGCTCTTGCGGTCTCGCTCACCGGAGGACGGGTAACGACCGCGAGAGTCTTACTGGGAGGCGCCGCACCCGTGCCCTGGCGCTCCAGGGAGACCGAGGAACTGATCACCGGCAAACAACTCGATGCCGCTACTATCGAAAAAGCAGCTCGGACAGCAATCAACAAGGCTCAGCCCATGGAGCACAACGAGTATAAACTGGCCCTCTTCCGAGGGCTTATCGAGGAACAATTGCAGGCGATACGTGCTACCTAGCCGCCATCAACGTTGAGCCGCTCGGCCTTGCGGAACCAGGAGGCCGGATCGACGAAGTATTCCTCAACCTCTTTGAGTGAGAGGTAATGCTCCCGCTCGATTTTGGAGAGGAGATCAAAAAAGGCTTTTTCTTTTGCTGCAGTCACCTGGTTGCGCAGGTCTTCATAAAATTTCGCGCCTTTTTCCTCAAACCCTATGGCTGTCCTGACCGCCTCCAGATCGTCAGCGTCTTTTTCCTCGCCGGTGTCAACGCTGTTAATGACCTCCACCAGCACATCCTTTATGAGCGTGTCCCCAACAATAAGGGGCAGGTCATCGGGCCACTTGCCAGCCTTTTTCCACTCAGCAGACAGCCTTTTCAGCCGCTCGTAATGCTCCAGTTCTTCATCGCCGATCTGCTGGAACATGCGTTTGCCGACAGGATTCCTGGTCCGTTGCGCGTTCTTCAGGTAGAATTCCCGCTCCCGCATCTCGTTGGTAAGAGCGACCTCTATCGCCTCTATCTTTCCCCTGTTATCCATAGTGTTCTCCTTTTTCGGTTGCCGGCAAACCTGACGCGGCAGGAATCTAAAAGTAGTATATAGCTTGCCTTTTCCTCACGCAAGACATTACGTGCTGACACAAAGACACCGATGCAGCCCAAACAGGGTCCGAGCAGGCTTTCCGTACAAGGATCCACTGTGTGCAAATCACGAAAGAATTGATGGTATACTAAGGTCTGTTGTCTGGGGCCCGGATGATGCTGTCGAACTATTGCACGTGCTGTCTCACTGTTCTGCTGCCGGCAGAGGACACATGAAATCGGATACAAGCGCTACCAAACCTCGCAAACCTTTCCCTGTCGTGGGCATAGGCGCCTCGGCAGGAGGTATGGAAGCACTCGAGGCATTTCTTAGCGTACTTCCAAAAAAATTCGGCGTTGCAATTATCTTTCTCCAACACCTCTCGCCAAAGCATAAGAATCTTATGCCTGAATTGCTTCGCAGGCGAAAGACCGACCTTCAGATCGATGAAATAGAAGACGGAATGGAGATCGCTGCGGGAAGGCTTTATCTCTGCCCTCCGGCAAAGGAGATCAGGATCCGGGATGGCGTGTTCCGGATAGCCTCCCGCATCCACCAGCACGTGCATCTTCCCATCGACGAATTCTTCGTTTCTCTCGCGGAAGACGTGGGCGAGCGCGCCATTGCCGTGATTCTATCCGGCGCCGGAACGGATGGTGCGCGGGGAGTGCAGGCAGTGAGAAGCGCTGGCGGAAGCGTGTTCGTTCAGGATCCGGCCAGCGCAGAATTCCCGGCAATGCCCCTTGCAGCAATCAACACAGGGCGGACGGATGCGGTGCTTCCGCCGCAGGACATCGCTCGCGAAATACTGAAGTTTCGAGATTACGGCGTACCCCCTGTTTCTCCGGAGGCCCTGGGCACCCATCTCGACTTT contains:
- a CDS encoding PfkB family carbohydrate kinase; translated protein: MKPYDLVFVGHVTFDDIEAHEGSSRDVPGGAPLFGAIAAAPSGKSVAVITRISKSDEQILGPLRAAGIDVFVQPATETTHMRVVHPTGNMDERVMYQTRNAGFFLLDEMPPLDPCLVHLGALTDQEFSLEFMQELKQRSFRLSVDMQSFVRQVDTTTRMIRFADVPAKKDIVCLVDFVKLDVVEGEILTGTNDLARAATILENWGSRETLITRSDGALVRHHGQTLFEKYVNRSAHGRTGRGDTTMGAYLAWRIDHDVHESLRFAVALASIKMETPGPFRGALDDVLALMERSSS
- a CDS encoding putative metallopeptidase → MALRYEEVTSEVTKLLHKVLADHFGELKNAKIVALFDLKKRMSGGQIVLGRIVKTNHLIRHLTKEEAGSAEGYDYIITIDKKGWEALADKDKVRLLRHELRHTYYDIDSEDNPYKLIDHTVNDFYEEIELNKDDPKWRQKAATMVTDMYEQEKEEAREKRAKQKKGKNRAARNA
- a CDS encoding (2Fe-2S)-binding protein — encoded protein: MKKKDTPDEDITKRGLTRRQFLTTMGVGTAAVAVSGSRPGHAAEEEAVIKAGEMTRITLNINGRRHRLMVEPRWSLLFLLRERLGLTGTKVGCERGECGACTVLINDVPRYACLTLAVEAEGARITTVEGLMKGEELGPVQQAFLEEDAFQCGYCTPGQIMTIEGLLRTKPDPAVDEIRTAMGGNLCRCGTYTHILNAAKRAAALKRKAGGA
- a CDS encoding xanthine dehydrogenase family protein molybdopterin-binding subunit, translating into MSEEMRKSDPPRPWGTTTIIGKRIPRVDAYERVSGSAVYPSDVTFPDMLYGAVLRCPWPNARVVSVDTSDAEKVEGVYAVISGRTPEADILWPYSKEISMKLFDPVCRYEGEPVAAVAAATPYQAWDAALAVKAQYERLPFLADERKALDDGAPRVHEIGNRVTPIQTYERGNIERGFAEADVVLEETYRTECEIHTPMELHGCVAKWERDRLTIWESTQGVYAVQSKVAEVLGLPLSKVRVIGHYMGGAFGSKLQPGKYTIIAALLAKITARPVKLFLTREETFLAVGNRPPANMRIRAGVKRDGRLTALHFSDLGTGGAYPAGGTAFVDWLAKDLYACPNVKTELSDVYINAGPSRPFRAPGHPQGAWALEQMMDALAEAIKMDPVEMRLKNIPLHSQARQGNPPYTTTGLRECLVEGAKAFKWQEARQRAKESRHHSHLCRGVGAASALWVVGSGRPPSTVLVKLFADGSANLNMGASDIGTGTKTVMAMVVAEELGVKPEAIQIENADTGTTQYATPSGGSKTVPTEAPAVRAASLSVKEQLLALAAQDLKTEASALALRDGEIISAADSSKRIKISDVTGLKEQGVLVGIGYRGPNPADKITCPFSAQFCEVEVDTKTGEVKILRFLGTNESGRVMDALTYDNQVFGGITMGIGLAMTEARVLDVAQTGKMLNRNWHDYKIPTALDVPPEMVSVPLNLPDAEANTTGAKGLGEPVTIPTAAAVANAIYNATGVRVTTSCMTPVHLCELFARTKQTGKEKKEG
- a CDS encoding xanthine dehydrogenase family protein subunit M, which codes for MLPAFDYVRPKSLPDVFKYLSRGARVQAGGTDLLGCLRDRVFQVSAVVSLSNVKELRGITETGSGLRIGALTTISEIAASQVIRSQYPALAQAAMEVASPQLRNQGTVGGNLCQKPRCWYYRGEFQCLRKGGQTCFAVVGENQYHCILGGDGCYIVHPSDTAPALIALGATLRVAGAAGTREVAIEEFFVPPAKDPTRETILEPGEIITDILLAPPQKGLRSSYRKVRARRSWDFALASLALAVSLTGGRVTTARVLLGGAAPVPWRSRETEELITGKQLDAATIEKAARTAINKAQPMEHNEYKLALFRGLIEEQLQAIRAT
- a CDS encoding ferritin family protein, whose amino-acid sequence is MDNRGKIEAIEVALTNEMREREFYLKNAQRTRNPVGKRMFQQIGDEELEHYERLKRLSAEWKKAGKWPDDLPLIVGDTLIKDVLVEVINSVDTGEEKDADDLEAVRTAIGFEEKGAKFYEDLRNQVTAAKEKAFFDLLSKIEREHYLSLKEVEEYFVDPASWFRKAERLNVDGG